A genomic stretch from Aedes albopictus strain Foshan chromosome 2, AalbF5, whole genome shotgun sequence includes:
- the LOC109418063 gene encoding diacylglycerol O-acyltransferase 1: MSHDTDESKVRYRRTQSVTRAEEITKKESNQRKSQPDKPCHRPRDSLFSWSSGFDNFTGLVNWGFLLLTMGGFRLVLENFIKYGIRVDPVQWFVVLTGRNEGQGHPSLLLVLYSIVPIVICLMVEKGLASEVIMESAGMVVHVVNILVLVLIPMVVIHVKGQAFSLVGAMTVCFVYCILFLKMWSYVQVNLWCRTQYKQSKKRSGRRQSISIAQLQNDQSGRAVNGNGVASGAEKDKVPKLVHYPDNLHLKDLFYFLLAPTLCYELNFPRTSRIRKRFLIKRILEVVIGVHIVMGLFQQWMIPSVKNSLVPFSNMDLTKMTERLLKLAIPNHLMWLCFFYLTFHSFLNLMGELLHFSDRNFYSDWWNANNIDTFWRTWNMPVHKWCVRHLYIPVVEMGYSRISASVFVFFISAFFHEYLVSVPLKTFKIWAFMGMMAQIPLSFVSKFMEKQYGARCGNIVVWASIILGQPLAIMMYYHDYVITHYNDVLA, from the exons ATGCCACCGACCGCGGGATTCGCTATTCTCCTGGAGCTCGGGCTTCGACAATTTCACCGGCCTAGTCAATTGGGGCTTTCTGCTGCTCACGATGGGAGGCTTTCGGctagttttggaaaattttatCAA ATACGGTATCCGAGTGGATCCGGTTCAGTGGTTCGTGGTGCTCACGGGGAGAAACGAGGGCCAGGGACATCCTTCGTTGCTGTTGGTTTTGT ATTCAATAGTTCCTATAGTGATATGTTTGATGGTAGAGAAAGGTTTGGCGTCCGAAGTGATCATGGAAAGTGCCGGCATGGTGGTGCACGTGGTTAACATTCTAGTGCTGGTGCTTATTCCCATGGTGGTGATTCATGTCAAAGGGCAAGCATTCAGTCTGG TTGGCGCTATGACGGTTTGCTTCGTGTACTGCATCTTGTTCCTAAAGATGTGGAGTTACGTTCAGGTGAACCTGTGGTGTCGCACTCAATACAAGCAAAGCAAGAAGCGATCCGGTCGTCGGCAGAGTATTTCCATCGCTCAGCTGC AGAATGACCAATCAGGACGTGCCGTCAACGGAAACGGCGTGGCATCGGGTGCTGAGAAAGACAAAGTACCCAAGCTGGTACACTACCCGGACAATCTGCACCTGAAAGACCTGTTCTACTTCCTGTTGGCGCCAACTTTGTGCTATGAACTGAACTTCCCACGTACCTCGCGTATCCGGAAGCGTTTCCTAATCAAACGGATTCTCGAAGTGGTTATCGGAGTTCATATTGTTATGGGATTGTTCCAGCAGTGGATGATACCCTCGGTGAAGAACTCTTTGGTCCCGTTCTCCAACATGGACCTAACCAAGATGACCGAGCGATTACTCAAATTGGCG ATTCCAAACCATCTGATGTGGCTGTGCTTCTTCTACCTAACTTTCCATTCTTTCCTAAACCTGATGGGAGAGCTGCTGCATTTTTCCGACCGTAACTTTTATAGTGACTGGTGGAATGCCAATAATATCGATACGTTCTGGAGAACTTGGAATATGCCTGTTCACAA ATGGTGCGTCCGTCACCTGTACATTCCGGTCGTGGAGATGGGCTATTCGAGAATTTCTGCGTCGGTGTTCGTGTTCTTCATCAGTGCCTTCTTCCACGAGTACCTGGTGAGCGTACCGCTCAAGACGTTCAAGATCTGGGCCTTCATGGGCATGATGGCGCAGATTCCGCTCTCTTTCGTTTCgaaattcatggaaaagcagtACGGAGCTCGGTGTGGCAACATCGTTGTGTGGGCATCGATCATCCTGGGTCAGCCGTTGGCAATCATGATGTACTACCATGACTATGTGATTACGCACTACAACGACGTCCTGGCGTAA
- the LOC109621903 gene encoding aspartate--tRNA ligase, mitochondrial, with product MISTLIIKNMMHQPSRYILSAPQVVQPGSRTNRLLQTTSWRNYSVIDQNTKSCKARRSTHSQIKQYPAVFFRNAVRQVSSGNFQGNSLNLNFERVVESSEEKLSVNQFTTRTHNCGELRTAHEGQEVAICGWLEFSRLNKFFTLRDGYGSTQIFIPDELASEVNLNDIPFESILRVEGKVVKRPKGQENPRLATGGIEVVLRKVEVLNEARSRLPIDLKEHNKAKENLRLEHRYIDLRSPQMQRSLRLRSQIIMKIREYMINQCGFVEVETPTLFRRTPGGAQEFVVPTRKPGHFYSLVQSPQQFKQMLMSGAIDRYFQIARCYRDEATRPDRQPEFTQLDIELSFTDRDKIMSLLEGVLASSWPSAEEPLKVPFQRMTYDEAMTRYGVDKPDTRFGFELQDIGGLVKLNSNLSLAHGEQDFGAFAIVAKNPLSTAPSSLKKSLEAVSKEHKNCRFVLSAITDNWLTSSIVNLLSENVAKNLMDHLSLQTGDLLLLGLGSRSDAQTMMGRIRLAFYDSLESRKLVPTRSPTDQNLLWVYDFPMFAPNEETGQLESVHHPFTAPHPEDLQKLRAKTDLHSIRSQSFDLVWNGVEIGGGSVRIHNGTLQKMVLDEVLQIEHAHLQHLLDALECGCPPHGGFAVGLDRYIALLCNAQSIRDVIAFPKSSEGKDPLSKAPVPISEEEKKLYHIVTVDES from the exons ATGATATCCACGTTAATAATCAAAAATATGATGCATCAGCCATCAAGATACATACTTTCAGCACCCCAAGTCGTTCAGCCCGGTTCTAGAACTAATCGCCTGTTGCAGACCACTAGCTGG AGAAACTATTCAGTAATCGATCAAAATACAAAGAGCTGTAAGGCAAGACGTTCCACCCACAGCCAGATCAAACAATATCCAGCAGTATTTTTCCGGAATGCCGTTCGACAGGTTTCAAGTGGCAATTTTCAAGGGAATAGCTTGAACCTGAATTTTGAACGGGTAGTTGAATCATCGGAAGAAAAACTATCTGTAAACCAATTTACTACTCGTACGCATAATTGCGGTGAGCTTCGGACTGCCCATGAAGGCCAAGAGGTGGCCATTTGTGGATGGTTGGAATTTTCCAGACTGAACAAGTTTTTCACGCTCCGAGATGGCTATGGTagcactcagatattcattccggaTGAATTGGCTAGCGAGGTAAACTTGAACGATATTCCCTTCGAAAGTATTTTGAGGGTGGAGGGAAAAGTGGTCAAACGTCCCAAAGGACAGGAAAATCCACGTTTAGCAACCGGAGGAATCGAAGTTGTACTTCGAAAGGTGGAAGTACTAAACGAAGCTAGAAGTAGATTGCCCATCGATCTTAAAGAGCACAACAAGGCTAAGGAAAACCTGCGTCTGGAGCATCGATACATCGATCTCAGGAGCCCACAGATGCAGCGTAGTTTGAGACTTCGATCACAGATTATCATGAAAATACGCGAATACATGATCAATCAGTGCGGATTTGTGGAAGTGGAAACTCCAACGCTTTTTAGAAGAACGCCAGGG GGTGCGCAAGAGTTTGTAGTTCCTACGCGAAAACCAGGGCATTTCTATTCCTTGGTACAGAGTCCGCAGCAGTTCAAGCAGATGCTGATGTCCGGAGCCATCGATCGGTACTTCCAGATTGCACGCTGTTATCGGGACGAGGCAACGCGACCAGATCGTCAACCGGAATTCACccaactcgatattgagctgtcCTTTACCGATCGGGACAAAATCATGAGCCTGTTAGAAGGTGTGCTTGCCAGTTCGTGGCCTTCCGCCGAGGAGCCATTGAAGGTTCCGTTCCAACGTATGACGTATGATGAGGCCATGACACGATACGGGGTAGACAAACCGGATACTAGGTTCGGTTTCGAACTGCAAGACATTGGAGGCCTAGTGAAGTTGAATTCGAACCTGTCGCTGGCGCATGGTGAGCAAGATTTTGGTGCTTTTGCAATCGTCGCTAAAAATCCTCTTAGCACGGCACCTTCATCGCTTAAGAAATCGTTAGAAGCAGTTTCGAAAGAGCACAAGAATTGCCGTTTCGTGTTGAGTGCGATAACAGAT AATTGGTTAACATCGTCAATTGTTAATTTATTAAGTGAAAATGTAGCTAAAAATCTTATGGACCACCTGTCGCTCCAAACTGGAGACTTACTTCTACTGGGATTAGGCAGTCGCTCAGATGCT CAAACCATGATGGGTCGTATCCGGCTCGCATTCTACGACAGTCTGGAGTCTCGAAAACTCGTCCCCACACGCTCCCCGACCGATCAGAACCTTCTGTGGGTGTACGACTTTCCTATGTTCGCGCCCAACGAGGAAACCGGCCAGCTGGAAAGTGTCCATCATCCGTTTACGGCTCCCCATCCGGAGGATTTGCAGAAACTGCGCGCGAAAACAGACCTACATTCGATCCGTTCGCAATCGTTCGATCTGGTTTGGAACGGAGTGGAGATTGGCGGTGGATCGGTTCGAATCCATAACGGTACGCTGCAAAAGATGGTTCTGGACGAGGTCCTGCAGATCGAGCATGCTCATCTCCAGCATTTATTGGATGCATTAGAATGCGGATGTCCGCCGCATGGTGGCTTTGCGGTAGGACTCGATCGGTACATTGCACTTCTGTGTAATGCACAATCGATTCGAGATGTTATTGCTTTTCCAAAGTCATCCGAAGGAAAGGATCCGCTTTCGAAGGCACCCGTGCCGATAAGTGAAGAGGAGAAGAAATTGTATCATATTGTGACGGTTGATGAGAGTTAA
- the LOC109418088 gene encoding alanine--tRNA ligase, cytoplasmic — protein MDTSLTAKQIRNAFLDFFKEKEHLYVHSSSTIPLDDPTLLFANAGMNQFKPIFLGTADPNSEMAKWVRTANTQKCIRAGGKHNDLDDVGKDVYHHTFFEMLGNWSFGDYFKKEICTWAWELLTDRLKLPKERLYVTYFGGHPESGLEPDLECREIWLNLGVKEEHILPGSMKDNFWEMGETGPCGPCSELHFDRIGGRSVPELVNMDDPDVLEIWNLVFIQFNREQDGSLKLLPKKHIDCGMGFERLVSVIQDKRSNYDTDVFVPLFEAIQKGTGAPSYQGRVGADDVDGVDMAYRVLADHARTITIALADGGFPDNTGRGYVLRRILRRAVRYATEKLNAKPGFFATLVDTVVFLLGDTFPEVKKDPQSIKNIINEEEQQFLKTLTRGRNLLNRTIAKLGDSKVIPGDVAWRLYDTYGFPIDLTQLMAEEKNMTIDMEGYEKAKHESYILSQGKEKSKAATVDLDVHAISELQEKKVPTTDDSFKYRYKADVDPMAEYKFEPCNGKVLALRSNNTFVEEVQAGQECAVILDKTNFYAESGGQIYDQGYLVKVNDESTEFNVNLVYNRGGYIIHIGVVEGILRVGDEVACHMDILRRQLTMKNHSATHALNHSLLKVLGQDTDQRGSLVVPEKLRFDFTNKSAMTVEQVAESERLTREVVKKNMQIYAKESKLSVAKSIKGLRSVFDEVYPDPVRVISFGVPVENLEANPEGEEGVETSVEFCGGTHLHQSGHMWDFVITTEEAIAKGIRRIVALTGPEALKALKKTELLENELNALKSTIEADKTGKDSKEHVKKIVELNEDVSQAVIPYVKKDEIRNVLKSLKKTLDDKERAARAAVSTTVVEKAKELSEANKEALFLVHRMEAYNNTKALDSALKEVRKINPEQSALFVSSDPDSKKIFCLASVPKSAVEKGLKANEWISHISPSMGGKGGGKPESAQASGGNFDKVEEILELARQFAASKLS, from the exons ATGGACACTTCACTAACCGCTAAGCAGATCCGGAATGCGTTCCTGGACTTCTTCAAGGAGAAGGAACATCTGTATGTGCATTCGTCGTCGACGATTCCCTTGGATGATCCGACGCTGCTGTTTGCCAACGCAGGAATGAATCAGTTCAAGCCGATCTTCCTCGGAACAGCCGATCCGAACAGCGAGATGGCCAAGTGGGTTCGTACGGCCAATACGCAGAAATGCATCCGCGCCGGCGGAAAGCACAATGATCTAGACGACGTTGGAAAGGACGTATATCATCATACGTTCTTCGAGATGTTGGGAAACTGGTCGTTTGGAGATTACTTCAAGAAAGAGATTTGCACTTGGGCTTGGGAGCTGCTCACCGATCGGCTGAAGCTCCCGAAGGAACGATTGTATGTGACGTACTTTGGAGGACATCCAGAATCGGGGTTGGAACCGGATTTGGAGTGTCGTGAAATCTGGCTCAATTTGGGAGTCAAGGAAGAGCACATTCTGCCGGGAAGCATGAAGGACAACTTCTGGGAGATGGGGGAGACCGGACCGTGTGGCCCTTGCTCGGAGTTGCATTTTGACCGCATTGGAGGACGCAGCGTTCCGGAGTTGGTCAACATGGATGATCCGGATGTTCTGGAAATCTGGAACTTGGTGTTCATTCAATTCAATCGCGAACAGGATGGCAGCCTGAAACTGTTGCCGAAGAAGCACATTGATTGTGGTATGGGCTTTGAACGTCTCGTATCGGTAATCCAGGACAAGCGATCGAACTACGATACCGATGTGTTTGTGCCATTGTTCGAGGCCATTCAGAAAGGAACGGGAGCTCCAAGTTATCAAGGCCGTGTTGGTGCAGATGACGTCGATGGCGTGGACATGGCCTATCGAGTGCTTGCTGACCATGCTCGGACCATCACGATTGCTCTAGCTGACGGTGGTTTCCCGGATAACACTGGAAGAGGCTACGTGCTCCGAAGAATCCTTCGTCGCGCAGTCCGGTACGCCACCGAAAAACTCAACGCCAAGCCAGGATTCTTTGCAACCTTGGTTGACACTGTCGTCTTTCTGTTGGGAGATACCTTCCCCGAAGTGAAGAAGGACCCTCAAAGCATCAAAAATATCATCAATGAAGAAGAACAGCAATTCTTGAAGACGCTGACACGAGGCCGAAATCTCCTGAACCGAACCATCGCCAAGTTGGGTGATAGTAAGGTTATCCCGGGAGATGTCGCTTGGCGTCTGTACGACACCTACGGATTCCCGATCGATCTGACCCAGCTGATGGCCGAAGAAAAGAACATGACCATTGATATGGAAGGCTACGAAAAGGCCAAGCATGAGTCCTACATCCTGTCGCAGGGTAAGGAAAAATCCAAAGCAGCTACCGTCGATTTGGACGTGCACGCCATTTCGGAACTGCAGGAGAAGAAAGTTCCCACGACGGACGATTCCTTCAAGTACCGCTATAAGGCCGATGTCGATCCTATGGCGGAGTACAAGTTTGAACCTTGCAACGGAAAGGTTCTGGCGCTGCGATCCAACAACACTTTCGTCGAGGAGGTGCAAGCCGGTCAGGAGTGCGCTGTGATTCTGGACAAGACCAACTTCTACGCCGAAAGTGGCGGACAGATCTACGATCAGGGCTATCTGGTTAAG GTTAACGACGAGAGCACCGAATTCAACGTCAACCTGGTGTACAACCGTGGAGGCTACATCATCCATATCGGTGTCGTGGAAGGAATCCTGCGCGTCGGAGATGAAGTCGCCTGCCACATGGATATCCTCCGTCGTCAGCTAACGATGAAGAACCACTCGGCCACCCATGCTCTGAACCATTCCCTACTGAAGGTCCTCGGACAGGATACCGATCAGCGTGGCTCGTTGGTCgttccggagaagctccgcttCGATTTCACCAACAAGTCCGCCATGACCGTCGAACAGGTCGCCGAGTCGGAACGGCTCACTCGCGAAGTGGTCAAGAAGAACATGCAGATCTACGCTAAGGAGTCCAAGTTGTCGGTCGCTAAGAGCATCAAGGGTCTGCGATCGGTCTTCGACGAAGTATATCCGGATCCGGTTCGTGTGATTTCTTTCGGTGTTCCTGTGGAAAACCTTGAAGCCAATCCGGAAGGTGAGGAAGGAGTGGAGACCTCGGTTGAATTCTGCGGTGGCACCCATTTGCATCAATCCGGCCACATGTGGGACTTTGTCATCACGACCGAGGAAGCCATCGCCAAGGGAATTCGCCGGATTGTCGCTCTGACTGGACCGGAAGCTCTGAAGGCTCTAAAGAAAACCGAATTGCTCGAAAATGAGCTCAACGCTCTGAAATCCACCATTGAAGCGGACAAAACCGGAAAAGACTCCAAGGAACACGTCAAAAAGATTGTCGAGTTGAACGAAGACGTATCTCAAGCGGTCATTCCCTACGTCAAGAAAGACGAAATCCGTAACGTattgaaatcgctgaagaaaactCTCGATGACAAGGAACGTGCCGCAAGAGCAGCCGTTTCCACAACCGTCGTGGAGAAAGCTAAGGAGCTGTCGGAAGCCAACAAGGAAGCGCTGTTCCTGGTCCACCGGATGGAGGCCTACAACAACACCAAGGCGCTGGACTCAGCCCTGAAGGAAGTTCGCAAAATCAACCCGGAACAGTCGGCACTGTTCGTCTCATCCGATCCGGACTCGAAAAAGATCTTCTGCTTGGCCTCGGTTCCCAAGTCGGCCGTCGAGAAAGGACTGAAGGCCAACGAGTGGATTTCGCACATTTCGCCGAGCATGGGCGGCAAAGGCGGTGGCAAACCGGAATCCGCTCAGGCTTCCGGTGGCAACTTCGACAAGGTGGAAGAGATTTTGGAACTGGCACGCCAGTTTGCTGCTTCCAAGCTGTCGTAA
- the LOC109418092 gene encoding WD repeat-containing protein 82: MSAVVKMKLTDSVVRSFKVAKVFRENTDKINAIDYSSNGEMLISCSEDDQIVLFDCEKGTQIRTVNSKKYGVDLIHFTHANNTAIHSSTKVDDTIRYLSLHDNKYLRYFPGHTKKVISLNISPVEDTFLSGSLDKTLRLWDLRSPNCQGVMHLNGRPVAAYDPEGLIFAAGVNSESIKLYDLRSFDKGPFVTFKLNQEKECDWTGLKFSRDGKTILISTNGSIIRLIDAFHGTPLQTFTGHLNNKGIPIEASFSPDSQFIFSGSTDGRVHVWNADTGYKICVLNGDHPGPIQCVQFNPKFMMLASACTNMAFWLPTAEDS; this comes from the exons ATGTCTGCCGTGGTCAAAATGAAGCTGACCGATTCGGTCGTTCGTAGCTTCAAAGTGGCGAAAGTATTCCGCGAAAACACGGATAAAATCAACGCAATCGACTATTCGTCCAATGGAGAGATGCTGATCAGCTGTAGCGAAGACGATCAGATTGTGCTGTTCGATTGTGAGAAAGGAACCCAGATACGGACGGTCAATTCTAAAAAGTATGGCGTGGATCTGATTCATTTCACCCACGCAAACAACACCGCAATTCACAGCTCGACAAAGGTGGACGATACCATTCGATATCTGAGCCTTCACGACAACAAGTACCTTCGATATTTCCCCGGGCACACAAAAAAGGTCATCTCTTTGAACATCTCCCCGGTAGAGGACACATTTTTGTCCGGCTCGTTGGACAAAACGCTTCGTTTGTGGGATTTACGGTCGCCCAACTGTCAGGGCGTGATGCACCTGAATGGACGTCCAGTGGCTGCGTACGATCCGGAGGGGCTGATTTTTGCTGCCGGTGTTAATTCGGAGAGCATCAAGCTGTACGACTTGCGGTCGTTCGATAAGGGACCCTTTGTGACGTTCAAGTTGAACCAGGAAAAGGAGTGCGACTGGACAGGGCTAAAGTTCTCGCGCGATGGAAAAACCATTCTGATCAGCACGAACGGATCGATCATTCGGTTGATTGACGCCTTCCACGGAACGCCGCTGCAGACGTTTACCG GCCACTTAAACAACAAAGGCATTCCCATAGAGGCATCGTTCAGTCCGGATTCGCAGTTCATCTTCTCCGGCAGCACGGACGGACGGGTTCACGTGTGGAACGCCGACACTGGGTACAAGATATGCGTCCTCAACGGTGACCATCCGGGACCGATTCAATGTGTGCAGTTCAATCCCAAGTTCATGATGCTTGCATCGGCCTGTACCAATATGGCATTCTGGCTTCCGACGGCGGAAGATTCCTAA
- the LOC109418101 gene encoding mitochondrial ribosome-associated GTPase 2, with protein sequence MFPSMLRNLCHRIPARRTVLLLENANFSSQRVAIALRSRKAKSEKPTTQYFVDCKHVRTVGGKGGDGCISFLRLWCNENAGPDGGDGGNGGHVVLQASSDVRDLNHVTTLLSAEEGDKGRNKDCHGKNASHTVVKVPLGTIVKTSNGKVVGDLDAEGTMFVAARGGAGGKGNHFFISDLEQAPQVAEFGGQGEDKSYILELRSMAHVGFIGLPNAGKSTLLRAISRARPKVASYPFTTLKPHLGMVQYDDYEQIAVADLPGLIPDSHKNKGLGIQFLKHAERCNVLLFIVDASSEEPWNHYHTLMHELTMFSEELANRPKMIIANKIDLPEAEKNLELLQHHVDVPVIPISAKVGTNVSELLKEIRVVYDAMKKEKKQETEQKP encoded by the exons ATGTTCCCCTCGATGCTGAGAAACCTGTGCCATCGAATACCGGCCCGCCGGACGGTGCTGCTGCTCGAAAATGCTAACTTTTCCTCCCAACGTGTGGCGATCGCGCTACGAAGCAGGAAGGCCAAGTCGGAAAAACCTACC ACACAATACTTCGTGGACTGCAAGCACGTTCGAACAGTCGGCGGCAAAGGTGGTGATGGTTGTATCTCGTTTCTGCGGCTGTGGTGCAACGAGAATGCCGGTCCGGATGGTGGCGACGGTGGAAACGGAGGACACGTGGTGCTACAAGCTAGTTCCGATGTACGAGATTTGAACCACGTAACGACGCTGCTTTCGGCAGAAGAAGGCGACAAGGGACGGAACAAGGACTGCCACGGCAAGAATGCCAGTCACACTGTAGTAAAGGTGCCACTGGGGACGATTGTTAAAACCAGCAACGGAAAAGTGGTTGGCGATCTGGACGCGGAAGGGACAATGTTCGTGGCTGCACGCGGCGGAGCCGGAGGAAAGGGTAATCACTTCTTTATAAGCGATTTGGAACAGGCTCCCCAGGTGGCGGAGTTTGGAGGACAAGGCGAGGACAAATCATACATATTGGAACTGAGGAGCATGGCACATGTGGGATTCATTGGGTTGCCAAACGCGGGGAAGAGTACACTTCTCAGAGCGATTTCCAGGGCGCGACCAAAAGTTGCCTCCTATCCTTTCACCACCCTAAAACCACACTTAGGGATGGTCCAGTACGACGATTACGAGCAAATTGCCGTGGCCGACCTGCCCGGCTTGATCCCCGATTCCCACAAAAACAAAGGCCTTGGAATTCAGTTTCTAAAACACGCGGAACGGTGCAATGTCCTTCTGTTCATCGTGGATGCATCTTCCGAGGAACCGTGGAATCACTATCACACTCTGATGCACGAGCTGACCATGTTCAGCGAGGAATTGGCCAACCGCCCAAAGATGATCATTGCGAACAAAATCGATCTACCGGAAGCGGAAAAAAACTTGGAGCTGCTGCAGCACCATGTGGACGTTCCGGTGATACCGATTAGTGCAAAAGTAGGAACAAATGTTTCCGAGTTGCTCAAAGAAATTCGAGTGGTCTATGATGCCATGAAAAAGGAGAAAAAGCAGGAAACAGAACAAAAGCCTTAG